CTTTTCCGAGTAGACGATGCATAGGTTTGGTAAAACCCAAAGTAAATGACGTTAGATGCAGTCACTAAAAAAGACCGACTACAATGTCCTTTTGAAGATTGAAAAACAGAAATGAAGTAATCAGAATTGGTTCAATTAAACTGCTGGTCTCCCAGTACAGCTGAAAATGTAAGTATCTTACCTTTTTCCAGATCGACAAATTGGAGAGAATAGTTTTCTTCTTGAGATCTCCCCTCCACTATTTCTTGTTTGACTTTCTCTTGCTTTTGGAGAATGTTGCTTATCTGTTTTTCCACGACTTTCTGTCGCAGGGCAATATTTGCTaattcattttgaatttcttgaatTTGATTCGAGACGTCGGCGACGATGGCTGCATTTTTGGTGACCTTTTCTTGATATTCTGTGTATTGAAGATGAAAGAtctttaattaacacgagaCACGGCCTTAGATACTGGAATCGAAATGAATTTAGAActtaccatttttttcagcacGTTGTTTTGCGATGGAACTCGAGACTGAGTTCAAGAATGCTTCGCAAGCGGCGATTACGCGTTGTTGGTGTGAAAAAACATCGTTCGTTCTGCTCAGTAGAATACTTTCAATGTCATAATTTAACAACTCTTCCATTAAATCACGATTATTTACTCACAAATACGGCTAAAAACTCGCGTAGCGTCCTCACGCAAATTATAAACCGTTGCCATTCAAAATTTGTATGGCTACCAACACGACGGATAAAACCGATAAAACGGTACAAATAGAATCTAAGCTTTGGAGTGTGGCCACCAGAGAAGAAGCGCGCGATTTTCAAACAGGTCTGTAGATTCCTTCGGTTGAATGATAACAAAATGTCGTATGGTTTTCATTTGGaagaattatatttatttgtataatacACACGCAGAAACCGTATGCCTAATAGAAATATGGAGTAGTGgaaaaacgtgaaatttttatgaaaatttagaaagcCAGGATTTAAAATCCATAATTCGAAAACTCAAATTAAGACATTCTATGCTTTCCGTAAAGTGTCACAACGTGGTGGTCAATAATAATCACTGCCAAGTCAGCACAGATATAAGCAGAAATCATTGTAATGTAAGAAACAACCAGAGTATTCTTTCTCGGTAAGATATGACTAGACGCTAGTCAGTTTAGATGAGATTTAAATCGATATTGGCATGGGcaaaattatat
The sequence above is drawn from the Neodiprion pinetum isolate iyNeoPine1 chromosome 2, iyNeoPine1.2, whole genome shotgun sequence genome and encodes:
- the LOC124213012 gene encoding uncharacterized protein isoform X1, which produces MEELLNYDIESILLSRTNDVFSHQQRVIAACEAFLNSVSSSIAKQRAEKNEYQEKVTKNAAIVADVSNQIQEIQNELANIALRQKVVEKQISNILQKQEKVKQEIVEGRSQEENYSLQFVDLEKDAEEKKIKRQMKWDTIRRACSAYKLGLQFRIEISESSDVCDRIRIIFFELLKHVSPQYYVDLIRTADLWRVELIHPSLSLEHQEQLKCVVNFEKQQEISDITAFLCLLREIFKELHKN
- the LOC124213012 gene encoding uncharacterized protein isoform X2 translates to MEELLNYDIESILLSRTNDVFSHQQRVIAACEAFLNSVSSSIAKQRAEKNEYQEKVTKNAAIVADVSNQIQEIQNELANIALRQKVVEKQISNILQKQEKVKQEIVEGRSQEENYSLQFVDLEKDAEEKKIKRQMKWDTIRRACSAYKLGLQFRIEISESSDVCDRIRIIFFELLKHWNLFIHL